Proteins from one Hydrogenispora ethanolica genomic window:
- a CDS encoding NADH-quinone oxidoreductase subunit C yields MNSTDLTEFLAQHFSEAVTDVSAPRERRVFGTVTAEKLVDVVAALREWGMAEIGTITGLDSGSHFELIYHMYNNEGLLLNLKVFIPREEPRIPTVSHIYPGVFLYERELMDMFGIVVDGTPPGRRYPLPDDWPEGNYPLRKDWKGFPEEGVKQDG; encoded by the coding sequence GCCCAACATTTTTCGGAAGCGGTCACGGATGTGTCGGCCCCGCGCGAACGGCGGGTCTTCGGTACGGTGACTGCCGAGAAATTGGTGGATGTCGTAGCGGCCTTGCGGGAATGGGGTATGGCTGAGATCGGTACGATAACCGGCTTGGATAGCGGGTCCCATTTCGAATTGATTTACCATATGTATAATAATGAGGGCTTATTATTGAATCTGAAAGTTTTCATCCCTCGGGAAGAACCTCGGATTCCCACCGTTTCTCATATCTATCCTGGCGTTTTCCTTTATGAGCGGGAGCTAATGGACATGTTTGGAATCGTAGTGGATGGTACTCCGCCGGGAAGACGTTACCCGTTGCCGGATGATTGGCCGGAAGGCAATTATCCGCTGCGAAAAGATTGGAAAGGTTTTCCCGAGGAAGGAGTGAAGCAGGATGGCTGA